tgacctgaaaatgacctttgacctaataccatgtgacctccgactgcagcattaGATAcaggttccccaagtccatctaccattgaaatttggttgaaaagcgacttacggttgtagagtaatgtgtcattaggtttgtgacggaaAGACGatatttggatccctaagtttggacgagacaaaaatgaagaaaaaaatagctacccaattctttttttatttaaggtATGGTCAGATTTGCGCTCCTTTCATATAGTATCTATGTAAATGTTTCATCAAACTTTATATAAGGGGTTGAGGCTCAGTAGAAAAGGCTCTGGACTTTGAATTACAAGGTCCAGGGTTCAGATCACACCACAGAACTATGTCCTTCGGCAAGGCATTTATTGACATCTGCCACTCACAACCTAGGTGGATGGAGTAAAAGTTCTAAAAAGGTGCGGGCGAGCAAGCAAACATTTTGACGGTTTtgaaacaaaatcatatttaaagACGACTTTGATGTAATCagaaaaaatgcaatatttcacttttccccttttctatttttttttctaatttttcttggttatgaaccatttttttttttggggggggggaagctgCTTGCTCCCTCCATCTGTATGCAAGTGCAGGTGTAGTACCCAGTAGGAAAGAATTCCATGAATACTCATGTAGCCATGCAAAGCCCGGGGTAATCAGCACTGCATGGACTACACTACCAGTCACACTTTACACACCTACTACACTATAAAAACAAAGTTCAAACAATCGTTCTCTGCTTTCATAGTGCAATAGTGAGTTAAAGACATGTGACTGGTAGTGTTTCTTATTGAAATTATTGCACtttatcatcactattattatcatttatttcttaaaattcTCACCTCAAAGACGTGTTTGTCAAGAAGGTTGTTGAGAACGAGCCCATTACAGGAAGAACCAGACGACCCTTTACCAAATACACCAATGACACAAATGTTTTCTGAACCTACATTCAAGCTCCTAAAATATgatggaaaacaaaatatttttacattcaTTGCAAATGGAGACTCAGAGGTGAGTACCaagtagaggggggggggagaagaacaCTTTTTGGTACAAGAGTGAAAAGTAAATCAGTGAGCATAATTCTCATTTTCATTAGATTCTCTATTCAGTTCTTGATGCATGCTGCGGAACAATTATTACTTGAATAAAAAGTTATCAACCCAACTTTTAGGGCGGGACCACacaaattttaggggggtccacctgtatttttttggggggcacaggaaacaaaattgatgggcaaaaaaaaagggttatcaacaaaaaatttagggagGGGGAGTGGGGGATgccccccccacctcaaatttagggggacacaACCCCCCTTCCCCCCGCTTCTGCCGCCTATGTCTGCACCCCCAATAAACTTGCCTAATCATCCCACTTTCCCTGACTGAACTCGCAAGACATCTTGCTCGTTCAGGCCCTTTcatcatatatttatttgtttgactgtttatttattgtatacatgcaaaaaaatctttatttatatgaattgtgattgtacACTTATttaaggaagaaaataaaatattcaaaacaaaaaaatgagatGCAGTCTGATTTTTTTGTAGAATTATGCACCGACGACTTGAATCGAGACTGTTTGATaggaaaaattcacattttgattttttttgcgtAATCTCCACCGCATTATCAAGGATCGGATTTTGGCGTTTTATTCTCTCACAATCGTGTGATgaataaaatgtcaaaattcattATGAAATGACATGCGTTGATGTTGTGCGAGGTTATACTTATAGTATAATGGGGTGACCATAATTTgcgcacattttaaaaattatcatgaagttgattttcaataaaaatttcTCAGTTCACAAAAAATTAATCCAAATCCCAAATGGAAGGCATGATCCCAAACTTAAGTCAAATTCGCTTGAcggaatataaaaatatttttttaatccagttTGGCGGTTTGACTGCcaacttgaattaaaaaaatatttgcatctgccgatagatatcaggaatcgcaaaatatttttttttatcgataaatatcatataaattatttcatgatatttttcaaccgaaacaaatattttacaaatcgtgatttttattgacaaatgcaagtattttttaaatctaagttgcagctctgcacgcgtgtgtatctaggtatcataacaaaagaaatcaaaatggctTCGTAAACAGACAGGGGTAAGTGAACGCTATTgctcttaatttctttcaattttacgactatttatttaatgaaaaataaaagaaatagaatcaaatgggggtaaacataaaacttgcccatgtacataactttgggcgaaaaactataactaaaattggtgatttaggtctaggttcaCCATGGGTAATCCTGTCCGATACGCAAAGGCATGTACGGTGATTCctggcgttagtggggagtgagctaatgctgtaaccgatttttattccaattcccgatccgattttccccttttttctacatttttccgaactccgatttttgaccagtgaggaaaaaatcggatcggaaaaaccaaaacataagaagacaaaaaaacacgtggcgacatgtttgccgtcaaaatgcgctggtgatttgtttagatctcagacaaaagcggtggaaggaaaagaagataaagggaaagaaaattatgatttgtttttatctccgatattagcggaaaggcaggtggagaagaagattatgatttgttttgatctccgacataatcagggaagaacaaaacgataatgatgataattggtgataatttgttttgatctccgacaaaaatggaggaagaaaaacaacgaaaagacgacatgttttgatcttaagcggaggcaaataagatttagttgaacacactgacatgcgcggtaatatttacgactatctgactatacgtcctctaagagtttacgattacctccgctatcactacgatgttgtagagaaggtaaATATCATGGtgaacaactctggataataatgcgtctttttcgggaggtcatgcgacctttaagagtttacgattacctccgccatcactacgatgttgtagagaaggtgaatatcacggtaaacaactgtTGAttataatgcgtctttttcgggaggtcctgcgacctttatgagattacgattacctccgccatcactatgatgttgtagagaaggtgaatatcatggtaaacaactctggataataatgcgtctttttcgggaggtcatgcgacctttaagagtttacgattacctccgacatcaccacgatgttgtagagaagaggcctatcgttgatcggcggtagtgtcgcgcgctggaacgtcattatcttattttccttcctccgattatgtcggagatcaaaacaattcatcatcttcttcctccgtttttgtcggagatcaaaacaaattctgccatcactatcagtgtagcgtgccgcatttgtccacgcgccggccacatacagattttaatgtatttttttgtttttgaatatcttccgatccgatatccgaaccgattccgattttaggagcaaaacttccgaaccgaactccgatcccgtaattgctctaacttacaacattaGACTCAATTAGAGTGAgctacgtacagtatataactttcactccccacaACGCCCCTGGCTAATGGTTGTGCCGTGGGCTATGATAACAAATTTAAGACAGCAAGATGGCGACAATAACAGACTGTAAGTAAACTATGTGTAGGCCGAGATGAATGCAACAGAATCCCTGGCTTTGTGAGTGTACGCATACGTAAATGATCTTTACTCTAGTCTAACGTTAGAATCCTCCTGGCTACGTGGACGTGGGTTGGTCCGAACATTAGCGTCCATCCTCGCCTCGGCCCGCCGGAGAAATTGCAGCACTGCGCCGCTTGCTCTCCATCGACCGACTCCGCTTACTACTACTAGTTCAGTCGACACGCTTTTTCATATCAAAACAatcttttaattcaaaataaagGGAATGAATGAGGCCCATGTAGATAACCAACCTTAGTTTATCCAACAGTTTCACACtttctttttccatttcttcagaatggtaaaaaaaaaatcgatgggACTTCTACTGACCAGCAGTGCTTCTTTTTTTGGCAGAAGTAAGATATTCGGCAAAGATGAACGGTGTCCTCAAAAATATTGTAacagaaaaatacaaacagGACAAAGAGATCGAGACAGCTCCACTCCAGCTGGACGCAGTGCTTCGACATCTTGCTATTTTCCAGGATCATTTCGGGAAGTGAGAAATACCGAAAAGTTAtcaatttttggctcatcatggcACTGGACCcatatttcatccttttttGTGTATAAAAGAGAAGAAGACTGGAGAAACTTTGTAAAATTCCgagatattttgtaaaattccaaGAACTTTCAGAGTAAATTCCAAaagatttctttttgaaaagtgcACTGTTTGGACGTGTGTAATGATCAGTGTTCAGACCTGTACTTAGCTTCaatttcaagattcaagattttaTTAGAACAAATGATCGCCGCTTGTTCCAGCTGAATTGgcaaatgttttacaaaaagaaacataaaaatacacagaaaatcaacaaaaagcaATGTTTCAAAAGAATCAAGAAATTACAGTTACGGTAAAATCACGATAATAATGAAGAAGTGATCTTAGCTTTGGAAAGCTTTGAAAAAGTACATATGTtggatataaatataaaattattgtgATGTAATATGGGTTTAaagaagaattagaaggaaatttGTTGTAACGGCTTTCAGTAGATTCAGTATTGACaattgaaaatgagaaaagagcGATGCTTAGGCCTGCCTGTTCATCGATTATAGCTATATTTCTGGTGGCGTTACCTGTATACTATCTCAACTTTCAaagactttttaaaattcaacttGGGCGAAAGAACTAAAACTCTGtacgaaaaaaaatgaaacagcaGAAACATTTTGCTGCCGGCTAAAGGCAAAAGACGTTTAAAATATATAGATCAATACCATTAATTCTGAGACCACTAtctatcaatgattttttttaagttgacaGTCTGCTGAAACGACATGGACAAATTAGCAAGGTAACAATAGTCGtaactgactagtttgcctattcaaaatcACAGCAACAACAACGACATGAGCTGCATCAACATGTCAACCACTCTCTGCATGGACCCCCATGGACCAGTAttacagacaaaaaaaaatatcctattATATTATAGTATTGCCCCTTTAAAATCTAGTCTGCGACAAATTACAAGATCATGTCACCTCTCCTCCACCCCTCGCCTGTGGGCAAGACATAGAAAATCAAGCTTTATCAGAGGTTCCCGATCCGGCGGTTCAGCCCGATCGAAAGATATTAGTTCCTCTCACAGTGAATTATATATGCCGCTAGTCCAGActcttctatttttcttttttatcgaAGCACGGAGGGGCCAGGAAACGATTTTTACAGAGGGGTACTGAACTGTtaaacccccccaaaaaaaaaaaaaaaatcactaagaATGaaggcgatttttttttgtttaattaagTCAATGAAAAAAAGACAGTTATAATGCTAAATTAaacaaaggtgatttttttgttagaGTTTAGATGACAATAACATAGCATAcaggcagggtgaccagacgtcccgtatttcccgggattgtcccgtattttgcttctttgtcccggcgtcccgacaaacccttcccgggacgcctatttgtcccgtatttcagaatattgaacaaaatgtatttaacgAATTTTCATCCAAATAACCAACATaaatgacgaagcagagacaacaatgaaattgatacataaatttatgcaagttctgcggtgattttcttgctaaccccaatacatcgcaaacgaactggcctcctgccattgtgtggcaggctactatagCTAGGCATGTgcagattctctccaccaaacatgcgaaaataatcacaaaatcggcgggaaatttgtataatgatattatgggttctcagattactgatttggagacgtgatcggaggaacaagttctTGAGTTtatatagatctagttgtttaagccttcgttttgagtcttgttgtgtatgatgccgcgatgtttcatctaatttttaaataaaaagaaaatcactttgaaattttattcatttctaaaacctttttttttagttttaaaaatatatttgaaaaacgccaaatatcattatgaatttttgttagatgattgaatttttttgtttgcttgaagtctgaacttttttctctttcttatttttctatccttctttcttcatccttctacccttcctgcttgcccgtttttttttgtctcacctgcatagcagagtgagactataggcgccgcttttccgacggcggcgtcaacatcaaatcttaacctgaggttaagtttttgaaatgacatcataacttagaaagtatatggacctagttcatgaaacttggcagtaaggttaatcaagtattactgaacatcctattagagtttcatgtcacatgaccaaggtcaaaggtcatttagggtcaatgaacttagaccatgttggaggaatcaacatccaaatcttaacctgaggttaagtttttgaaatgtcatcataacttagaaaatttatagacctagttcatgaaacttgaacataaggttaatgaagtatcactgaacatcctgcatgagtttcacgtcacatgaccaaggtcaaaggtcatttagggtcaatgaactttggccatgttggtttttttttgttgaataaccatcatatctctgtaagtttattggtctagttcataaaaagtggacataagagtaaccatgtatcactgaacatcttgtgcgagttagagtagttttcaaagtcagcactgctgctatattgaaccgcgtgatgcaggtgagacggccagaggcattccacttgttgttccatctatctttctttcctgatcctttctctctctctctgttcatttttctttcttttctcctttttcttacctgtctttatcaaatttcccttttttatttccttcattctttctttctttaaacttttttctcccctcccttcctctcctttcaattctttctcttcctccattatgttttcattccctcctcacttcattctttctccctctctttcctcctttctttcattctttattttattttcacttctaactctttcccttattctttctcttcctcccacccttaattccttccttccttccctcaCTTActgttttcattctttcttaattcctttctttcaaagaatgaaggaaacatttttctttccttcattttttctttcctcctccttttcttattttctttctttttttttctctcctttattttgtctttcacacatgtattcttcttccattcctttctatttctttctttcggtattccattcaaagaatgacagaaactttttttcgctttttattcttttttcatcgttttattctaactttcttttattctttttcaaaaaaatttccCTTCATTtcccccttcattttttctttctttcttctcaatttatattttttctttcgtcttttctttctctccttcattctttcgttcaccctcccttccaattctttatattttttcacaggtgtaacactgtgtagccttctttgttgatcttttttgtcgattgtcccgtatttcattttgtgaaatctggtcaccctggatgCACGGACAGCATTTAAGACAGACAGAGGGGTTTGCTGGACCAGAGAGTTGGCAGTGGCTAAAACGAGGAAGTTTAAATAAGGAAACGCAAAGTATGCTAATTGCTGCTCAGGACCAAGCAATTAGAACAAATTACCGAAGAGCCAAAGTTGACAGGAGCATACATCTCCCTCATGTAGAATGTGTCATGACAAAGACGAAACGGTGTCTCATCTGGTGAGTGAATGCAGCAAAATGGCACAGACTGAGTACAAAGGAAGGCACGACAGAGTAGCAGCTGTAGTTCATTGGGGTCTGGCCAAGAAGTAACATTTACCCCATGCAGAAAAATGGTACGAACATCGGACGGAGCCTGTAGTAGAGAACGACGATGTAAAACTCCTATGGGATTTTAATATCCCGACAGACAAGGTCATCGAAGCTAGACGACCAGACATCGTTCTCTTGAAGAAGAAGGATAAGGAATGTCTCATCATAGATATTGCGATTCCGGGAGACTGCAGAGCTTGTCGTAAAGAGGAGGAAAAGATACAGAAGTATAACGATCTGGCATGGGAGCTGAGGATATGGAAGGTGAAGACGAAGGTGGTACCCAATAGTCATCGGAGCCCTAGGAACAGTGACAACAAGACACAGAAGCTTTCTGGCTGTTCTAGGAGTCGAGGTGTCCTTTGGAAACGATACAGAAGGCAAGCTTGCTTGGAACAGCCCATATCCTACGGAAGGTCTTGAATTAGACCGGGAATTAGAAAGAGAAGTGAACAATGAGAGGAGGACCCATTTGATAGAATATAGAACAATAACCCTCGATTTCTGGAAGAAGTCCGGTTGCTGTTTAATATACCAACAGAACACCAAGTTGTGgacaatggaaataataataataattataataataataataattataataataatgataataataataatagaatatatttgaaaaaaaattattaaaaaatgattaaaaaatcaaaatgtttaaacaatcgtttcttgttgttgtttttggCTGTAAAATCAGTTAAGGTTAATGAGACTACAATTCATATGTAATTTCATGATTATGTATTAGCGAGAGAGTCTTTCACAACGACGTTTAGCATAAATGGAATTGTCATTTGAAATATCCAGATTcggtataaaaaaaacactgaaacaTACTACATGCCTGTGAATATTAATGTGGTGTGTCAATTAATTTTTCAATTATAAAATGTCTTATGTTCGGTTGGCAGTTCAGATACTGTTTGAAAAATGGGACAGGAACACGTTGGCAATAATTTACATTCAATTCAACCTTTATTGCTACCAGATTCCATACTTTGCATGTTTGATAACagacaaataaattaataataaaagtaatgataataataataatattaataatagtaaaaataataatgatgatgtaaCTTTATAACGCTTAATCTCGAAATCTCTAAGCGCTTTAGATTATTACTCAGAAGAATgattaaatcatatttattttacattctaCATTATTATGCTAACATTAAGATACATATCATTAAAAGGTATCATGCTATTTAATTAAAATACACTACACTATGAAACCATAACGTCAATTACAACAATGAAAACTATATTGGTCTTGATTGATTCCGTGTAATTGGCTATTGAGATTTATACTTGTAATCGGGAAGGTAAAGAGTTccagaatagaccagttcggaGTTATCTCATGGGCAATTtgggtcaaatgacctttcatttctttaagtATGAAAGGCAGATTTCTAATTaagatattatgtaaacatgccttacatagcaggatgcaaAAATTGCATAGACCAGGTGAGTAAAATAGCACACAGTGAAAACTTTATCAAGGTTTTTTTTGCATCTCTGCCATGAACGCATTAGCATGTTGTCAtggaattgaattaaattaaattaaattcagttcaatttaattcaattcaatttgtttttgttatcgCATTATTTACATCAATGTTCCTGgccaactgtgaaataccagtcgctaatggacgcattgttgtttttgtggataaaaaaacaattcaaaagaatatatgaataatcaagacatcaaaacTTTTGGAAAAAACTTTTTTATAACTTATTATTAGTCATTGAATACTTTAATATGTTTCTAGACAGGTTCACCCTTTCAGCTTTATATTGTATCTCATTTATCTATCATTATGaattataaatgaaaacaaaagtgaaaaaataattaaaatcaaatcatcgCCGCCTTTTGATTAGAATAACCACGATGAGGAGATTGATGACAGCAATGCCGTGAATGACACCCATGATGATGAAGACTGTCGTAAATGACTGAGTGACGTCATACATGTACCCTTTAAATGAAGAGAAGAGAAATTTAGaagatgagggggaggggggagaacTAGTGAAATAAGTATGGCGGAACTTCCTGATATGATAAATGTTGCACTATCATCTTAAGCAGGACccgctgggagaatagttttcagaactgaagaggcttccctgggtaaaatattacattattattattatacttatTATAGattattatgtaattattattattactataattgttcATGTTTGTTTATTCGTTTTTATTACTGCattcaaataatacaatatcaaatgtgacataattataagaaacatacataataatcaataaaaaacaataaagtcATGATAAAGAATGAACAATAAATAATGATGTGAACATAATCTTGACTCTGtagtaatgatattaataatgataataatcaatgAACACAGAGGACTGCCACCGTGAGcggttaaaaaaaagattaactGGAGAATGTGGATAATTATGTAGCTTTGTTAACTTTGGAGATTATTCCAAATGTCTTGATCATGATGTCGAATAGATTTATGAGATGAAAATTCCGGATATACGAGTTGGGTGGGTAATTTGGCAGGACTATTGAATCAAAAGACGAAGGGAGTAGATTGTTGATATACTTGAACATGACTCAGAATGATCCCAATAGTAAAACAACAATTTTGAATTGCTTGCTCCTGTGAATATTACATAAGAAGATTGCCGGTAGCGACGATTCATGGAGGTAAAAAGGGATGGAGTACCATCTAACTAATTTCCGTAAAGCCCCGTATGTTTGATGCCGCAGGTAATAATGTAATTAGGATTGTTCTTGCAAATTGTAGACAGAGATTCCTTTAACTGCAGACTTATTGGCCAGATCCAATatagtaaatatatatttttaataacgATCTAAGTTAGACCCCAGATAGAGGGGTGTAAACGTTATACAGGTTGGCATTGAGAGTGAGAAACAAACTCTAAATTGGTGTTGAAATCAAGTCTAGCCCCAAATTTTACAATTATGAATACCATTTACCTGTAAATAATCCTGCACTGGTTACTCCAAGTCCACCGACGACGTTCAAAGTCGCCAAGGCCATGGCGAAATTATTTTCGTCGAATATCGCGACCTTGGATAAGCTGCTATACACAGATTCTTCGATGAAGAAAGAGAAGCCTTGGAAAAATGCCAGGATGGCCCGGACTGGATAAGCAGAACCGACGAAATCCAGCAAGAATGACCCAGTGCAGATTAAACCGACGACGATGTAAATGTTGAGGTCACTGAAGCCTTTGcggatgaggatgatgaagagAGTCCGACCTAGAATGCCAGCTATCCCGCCTATTGTGGAGAGGTAGATGGCGGTGGAAGGGGGGATGCCTAGATGTTCAGCATGTGGAACCAAAAACAGCATCCACGCGTAAATCACGTAACATAACAAGAAAGGAATCGGGATAGAAATGAGAAAGATTCGTTCCTTGAGCAATCCACAAGTCACACCCGGAGAGTCACTTGGTGCGGTTTCGGGATTTCTTTTACAGTGACTCTCCGTGTGAATCAAACGTCTTTTGTCGAGGAAAGTCTCTTCACATATATCATCCTCCTGTTCCCCTACCTGCTGCTCCTCCTCCATCCTCGTCCACGTTAAGACTTCCTTTTCGCACCCCTGGTTCCGTCGATGAACGACATCCGTACCTTCTGACGACAGCCTTTCCTGATAACCATTTACGTGTCTCTTCTTCACTTTATCACGGCTGTTGCCTTGATTGGTATTAGTATCACCTTTCCTCCGAATGGTTGCTCCACACACGACAAGGTGAAGGGCAATACCGCCAAGAATTAGGAACGCCCCCTCATAACCATAGGCTTGGAGTGACCTTTCTATAACAATAGGAAGCAGCATGGACCCAGCTGCGTAGCCGTAACTCGCAACTGTACTCCAGAAGACAAATTCTTCTCTAAAATGGTCGTTTACAGCGAGGACGGAGGGCATGTTGGCCATTGCTAATCCAACACCTATAGAAAATTAAACAAGAAAGCAATCAAGATCACAATTGGTAATATGTTATGTAGTTATACACATTCATAGTACATTTGAGAGACCTTTGGACAAGCCATTTTtgccattttccccaaaaaagatgaatgatttttttttcaaattaagataacgagagtaatatctgtcttCTATAAACTCAGCCATTATGACTGATTAATCTAGACTTAATACCAAATTGAGTTTATCAGCAAAATGCCATCAtgtcgagttcctacgggagttaccataaacagaaacagaagatATCTAAAATTAGATTATTTTATATAGGTAAATACTAACCTGAGAGAGCGAGGCAGACACCCACAGTAACCGTTGTTTTAAAGAAAGCACAGGTAATCAAACTCAACCCACACATTAGACCTCCCGACATAGCAACAAGGCGATGATTGACTCTTTGAAGGATGAATGTTACTAAGAGACCTaaaattgtgataaaaaaaatggtcggaTAATTATCTTATAGGTTATGTTTAATGAAACAATTTACTACAATATTCTGTTTCTGTCCATGGAATGTTTGCTTTCCATTGCATTTTGGCCCAAATGCATGgaaaaataacaattatattGCAATGTTTAAGTTAGTCATAAAATGTCACCAtgcacagacatgataaatatgccggattgtaaacaataaaatgttgaaaagtTGTTTCTAATACATAATTTCCCATTGTTTGGAGGATACACTGAGTTTGAATGATGTTTGTTGCACCGATGGGTGAAAGTTTGCACATGGTTTGTTTATTCACGTTtgctaaaagaaaataaaatgcttaTCGTGTACAGGATGaagtttttgtaatttttcaatttgttgAAAAAGTTGGGGAGGgaagatgagtggattggcactgattagagattgggagacatgtctatgttagctttgggaaagggcacttccaagtTCACGATGCAGCACCTACTTACATCAAGGATCTTCTTGTCGTCAAGCAGTGCCACTATTCTTTACGATCTTCCACATCTACCACCCTTTTGATTCCGCGTAGCAGGACCAAGCATTATGGAGATCGGGCTTTTAGCTATGTGGcaataggcggcggaagcgggggagggggtaggggacgggggggacgtgtcccccctaaatttgttgttgacttttttttttgcttgcttgtcgatttattttcctacgtccccctaaaattttagggttgagaacctttttttattttttgcttgtcaaaatttttttggttgtcccctacTAAAATattattggcttccgccgccaatgtatgTGGCCCCAGTTATGTGGAATAGACTGCCAAGTACCATAAGGAATATTAACACTCTTAAGACATTCCAATCGAGTGTAAAATACCACCTATTTTTACGATCATATCAGTGAAGGCCATGTCTTTTCCTTATATGAATGTTATGTGTGatgattttaaaggtcaagtccaccccagaaaaaatgttgatttgaatcaatagagaaaaatcagacaagcacaatgctgaaaatttcatca
This window of the Lytechinus variegatus isolate NC3 chromosome 14, Lvar_3.0, whole genome shotgun sequence genome carries:
- the LOC121427792 gene encoding monocarboxylate transporter 7-like isoform X1; this translates as MAKTNCAVGSWGYLIVFSKFVILFVETGIEKSFGVLIPSMVDRLESNYATIGLICSLPPTFMYLLSLLVTFILQRVNHRLVAMSGGLMCGLSLITCAFFKTTVTVGVCLALSGVGLAMANMPSVLAVNDHFREEFVFWSTVASYGYAAGSMLLPIVIERSLQAYGYEGAFLILGGIALHLVVCGATIRRKGDTNTNQGNSRDKVKKRHVNGYQERLSSEGTDVVHRRNQGCEKEVLTWTRMEEEQQVGEQEDDICEETFLDKRRLIHTESHCKRNPETAPSDSPGVTCGLLKERIFLISIPIPFLLCYVIYAWMLFLVPHAEHLGIPPSTAIYLSTIGGIAGILGRTLFIILIRKGFSDLNIYIVVGLICTGSFLLDFVGSAYPVRAILAFFQGFSFFIEESVYSSLSKVAIFDENNFAMALATLNVVGGLGVTSAGLFTGYMYDVTQSFTTVFIIMGVIHGIAVINLLIVVILIKRRR
- the LOC121427792 gene encoding monocarboxylate transporter 12-like isoform X2; translated protein: MSGGLMCGLSLITCAFFKTTVTVGVCLALSGVGLAMANMPSVLAVNDHFREEFVFWSTVASYGYAAGSMLLPIVIERSLQAYGYEGAFLILGGIALHLVVCGATIRRKGDTNTNQGNSRDKVKKRHVNGYQERLSSEGTDVVHRRNQGCEKEVLTWTRMEEEQQVGEQEDDICEETFLDKRRLIHTESHCKRNPETAPSDSPGVTCGLLKERIFLISIPIPFLLCYVIYAWMLFLVPHAEHLGIPPSTAIYLSTIGGIAGILGRTLFIILIRKGFSDLNIYIVVGLICTGSFLLDFVGSAYPVRAILAFFQGFSFFIEESVYSSLSKVAIFDENNFAMALATLNVVGGLGVTSAGLFTGYMYDVTQSFTTVFIIMGVIHGIAVINLLIVVILIKRRR